Proteins encoded by one window of Elaeis guineensis isolate ETL-2024a chromosome 12, EG11, whole genome shotgun sequence:
- the LOC105055596 gene encoding bet1-like SNARE 1-1, with protein MNLRRDYRSTRAALFDGIEEGGIQASSYSSHEIDEHENDRTIEGLQGRVNILKSLTGDIHEEVESHNRMLDRMGNDMDASRGILSGTMDRFKMIFETKSSRRMATLVASFVALFLLVYYLTK; from the exons ATGAATTTGAGAAG GGATTATCGTAGCACCAGAGCTGCTCTCTTTGATGGCATTGAAGAGGGTGGAATCCAAGCTTCATCCTACAGCTCTCATGAAattgatgaacatgaaaatgatcGAACTATTGAAGGACTACAGGGCAGAGTAAATATTCTAAAGAGT TTGACAGGTGACATACATGAAGAGGTTGAGAGTCATAATCGTATGCTTGACCGAATG GGCAATGATATGGATGCATCTAGGGGAATCCTCTCTGGGACAATGGATCGATTCAAGATG ATTTTTGAGACCAAATCAAGTCGCAGAATGGCTACCCTTGTGGCATCTTTTGTAGCTCTCTTCCTGCTCGTATATTACTTGACCAAATAG
- the LOC105055593 gene encoding LOW QUALITY PROTEIN: pentatricopeptide repeat-containing protein At1g06140, mitochondrial (The sequence of the model RefSeq protein was modified relative to this genomic sequence to represent the inferred CDS: deleted 1 base in 1 codon), translating into MRDDAATIPAIATPTSKHLNSLFPLCHSLRLLRQVHTRILLHGLHLSVFFGSRLAHAYFATGSPQDARRAFDQILAKTPHSWNTMLSGYSKTHNLSEVLQLYKLSRAEGSRPDSFSLAFAVRACMGLSVLELGRSIHLEAIRSGLETDEFVSPPLIDMYLEFGYLEEAEKVFDRVPVGISLVWGLMMKGYLRESMEVEVFGLFDRMKELGIGLDPCSAICLARACGNVGAAKEGRVIHSFCIKKNFLDSNVYMQTSLVDMYGKSGFMDFARRLFDEMPHKDVVSWSSMIAGLAQSGRAHESLLVFQDMLGNLMVPNEVTLASVLLGCSHLGALQQGKSVHAYMVRNEVELDVVTNTALLDMYAKCGSMDLACKVFNAMPERNVFSWSAMIGGFGMHGMCKKALALFDEMRSGNLVPNSVTFVSVLSACGHSGKVQEGQLYFESMYKDYKITPKNEHYSCMVDLLGRAGLIEEAESLIKEMPQEPSASVWGALLGACRIHKRVELAEQVANKLFALEPDRPGAHILLSNIYAAAEMWDMVRKTREMINERGLQKTVGFSTIEVDKRVYLFNAMNGRDRQHTRIIELWHVLTNQMKELGYVPDLSFILHDVDDEAKEEMLGGHSEKMAIAFGLLKTRDRMPFRITKNLRVCGDCHTASKIVSLITKREIIMRDSKRFHHVKDGVCSCGDHW; encoded by the exons ATGCGCGACGATGCCGCTACCATTCCCGCCATCGCCACCCCGACTTCCAAACATTTGAATTCCCTGTTCCCTCTCTGCCATTCTCTCCGCCTCCTCCGGCAGGTTCACACTCGGATCCTCCTCCATGGCCTTCACCTCTCCGTCTTCTTCGGCTCCCGCCTCGCCCACGCCTACTTCGCCACCGGCTCCCCGCAGGATGCCCGCCGGGCATTCGACCAAATCCTCGCCAAGACACCCCATTCCTGGAACACTATGCTCTCCGGCTACTCCAAAACCCACAACCTCTCCGAAGTGCTGCAGCTTTACAAGCTCTCTCGCGCCGAGGGTAGCAGGCCGGACAGCTTCAGTTTGGCCTTTGCTGTACGGGCTTGCATGGGACTCTCTGTTCTTGAACTGGGGAGGTCAATTCACTTGGAAGCCATACGATCAGGTCTGGAGACGGATGAATTCGTCTCCCCTCCTCTCATCGATATGTACCTTGAATTTGGTTATTTGGAAGAAGCCGAGAAAGTCTTTGATCGAGTTCCTGTTGGGATTTCCCTTGTTTGGGGTCTCATGATGAAAGGGTACTTGAGGGAGTCCATGGAAGTTGAGGTGTTTGGTTTATTTGATAGGATGAAGGAGTTGGGAATCGGATTAGACCCTTGTTCGGCAATATGTCTGGCTCGGGCTTGCGGAAATGTTGGCGCTGCTAAAGAGGGACGAGTGATTCATAGCTTCTGCATTAAAAAGAACTTTTTGGATTCTAATGTCTATATGCAGACCTCACTTGTTGATATGTACGGGAAGAGTGGTTTCATGGATTTTGCACGGAGATTGTTCGATGAAATGCCTCACAAGGATGTCGTGTCTTGGAGCTCAATGATTGCTGGTCTGGCTCAATCTGGGAGAGCGCATGAGTCTCTGTTGGTTTTTCAAGACATGCTGGGAAACTTGATGGTGCCGAATGAGGTGACTCTTGCCAGCGTTCTTTTGGGTTGCTCGCACTTGGGAGCCTTGCAGCAAGGGAAGAGCGTCCATGCATACATGGTCAGAAATGAGGTTGAATTGGATGTTGTGACTAACACAGCTCTCCTTGACATGTATGCTAAATGTGGATCTATGGACTTGGCATGCAAAGTGTTTAATGCAATGCCTGAAAGGAATGTCTTTTCTTGGAGTGCGATGATTGGAGGGTTTGGGATGCATGGAATGTGCAAGAAAGCGCTTGCTCTTTTTGATGAAATGAGGTCTGGGAATCTTGTGCCCAATTCTGTAACATTTGTCTCAGTACTATCTGCATGTGGCCATTCAGGTAAGGTCCAAGAAGGGCAGTTGTACTTTGAGTCCATGTATAAGGACTATAAAATTACTCCAAAGAATGAGCATTACTCATGTATGGTTGATCTCTTAGGCCGAGCAGGGCTAATCGAGGAAGCTGAGTCGTTGATCAAGGAAATGCCACAGGAGCCTAGTGCTAGTGTGTGGGGAGCTTTACTGGGTGCCTGTAGAATTCATAAACGGGTGGAATTAGCTGAGCAAGTGGCCAACAAACTCTTTGCTTTGGAGCCTGATCGGCCAGGTGCCCATATATTGCTTTCAAATATCTATGCTGCAGCTGAGATGTGGGATATGGTGAGGAAGACAAGAGAGATGATAAATGAGAGGGGATTGCAGAAAACAGTTGGTTTCAGCACAATTGAAGTTGATAAAAGGGTTTATTTATTTAATGCTATGAATGGAAGGGACCGCCAGCATACAAGGATTATAGAGCTTTGGCATGTGCTAACTAATCAAATGAAAGAACTAGGTTATGTACCAGATCTATCCTTTATACTTCATGATGTGGATGATGAGGCAAAAGAGGAGATGCTTGGTGGTCATAGCGAAAAGATGGCAATAGCTTTTGGGCTTCTGAAAACTAGAGATAGGATGCCCTTTAGGATAACAAAAAACTTGAGAGTTTGTGGAGATTGCCACACTGCAAGTAAGATTGTGTCTTTGATTACAAAGAGGGAG ATAATAATGAGAGATTCGAAGAGATTTCATCATGTTAAAGATGGTGTCTGCTCATGTGGAGACCATTGGTGA
- the LOC105055594 gene encoding uncharacterized protein — MADNLFQGLPPPSATPPAAPEQPPTSVKRDPSPAPSSAAAAAPPSPLKSALKRDKPPESHDLAPQKKLRFKTSVDATETQIIEAMQKIASHIKNPLKFSKASKLAMQLIQAGSVKPGTSDHFFAVLEAAMSPPTACNDPALRADYQALFSAVQDVTECFNKQQKNLLITWTLRAVVANDLYTDDSFVYSKAAGKIKEAISSLPPATTDDDNDEAAALALAENKAVGINNCQQKTTSLDLSESNKGASDPFGLDALLPSTSKKDERSKVKEVTAGNSMAEEEESKRFIKSQREVLLLCLEIAAKRYKVPWAQTVIDILVKHAFDNVDRFTSQQRDAIENLWASIKEQHVRRKQGKSVTGKLDMNAFEWLQEKYAHQKISIRHAVGGGGERRAEQWLG; from the exons ATGGCGGATAACCTATTCCAGGGTCTCCCTCCTCCCTCCGCGACGCCTCCAGCGGCCCCAGAGCAGCCCCCAACTTCTGTCAAGAGAGATCCATCTCCGGCTccctcctccgccgccgccgccgccccgcCTTCTCCCCTCAAGAGCGCCCTCAAGCGAGATAAGCCCCCCGAGTCCCACGACTTAG CACCCCAGAAGAAATTGAGATTCAAAACAAGTGTTGATGCAACAGAAACACAGATTATAGAAGCAATGCAAAAGATAGCATCACATATAAAGAATCCTTTGAAGTTCAGCAAGGCGTCAAAGCTTGCTATGCAACTAATCCAGGCTGGAAGTGTGAAGCCAGGGACTAGTGATCACTTCTTTGCTGTATTGGAGGCTGCAATGTCTCCACCAACAGCTTGTAATGACCCTGCACTAAGAGCAGATTATCAGGCCCTGTTCTCTGCAGTTCAAGATGTTACAGAG TGCTTCAATAAGCAGCAGAAAAATCTATTAATAACATGGACATTGCGGGCGGTGGTGGCAAATGATCTTTACACTGATGACAGCTTTGTG TATTCAAAAGCAGCAGGAAAAATCAAAGAAGCCATTTCTAGCCTCCCTCCCGCCACCACGGATGATGACAATGATGAAGCGGCAGCACTGGCACTAGCTGAAAATAAGGCCGTTGGCATTAACAATTGTCAGCAGAAAACTACATCACTTGATTTGTCTGAATCAAATAAAGGAGCATCCGATCCTTTTGGATTAGATGCTCTGCTCCCAAGTACATCTAAGAAGGATGAAAGATCTAAAGTAAAGGAGGTAACAGCTGGAAACAGCATGGCAGAAGAAGAAGAATCCAAGAGATTTATCAAGTCTCAGAGAGAAGTTTTACTATTATGTTTGGAGATTGCTGCAAAACGTTATAAAGTACCCTG GGCCCAAACTGTGATTGACATATTGGTCAAGCATGCATTTGACAACGTAGACAGGTTCACATCTCAACAAAGAGATGCAATTGAGAATCTCTGGGCTTCAATAAAGGAACAGCATGTCAGAAGGAAGCAGGGGAAATCTGTCACTGGAAAACTTGACATGAATGCTTTTGAGTGGCTTCAGGAGAAGTATGCCCATCAGAAGATCAGCATTCGACATGCTGTTGGAGGTGGCGGGGAACGCCGTGCTGAGCAGTGGCTTGGTTAA
- the LOC105055653 gene encoding LOB domain-containing protein 15-like: protein MTGFGSPCGACKFLRRKCVRGCIFAPYFCHEQGAAHFAAIHKVFGASNVSKLLMHLPVTDRCEAAVTISYEAQARLQDPIYGCVAHIFTLQQQVVNLQAQLASLKAQAAAQSCASASTSTSREEKLNNKFPPYQQDGQGFFQGGDLRTSQPLVSEPVMNPETMLGFDNGLLNPNSFQSSQEYYPRSYMTEDPISFSSDDNYSCAVASPDMQPNTRRPAYHDMEDLQSVTFAYLHHA from the exons ATGACAGGGTTTGGCTCTCCTTGTGGAGCATGCAAGTTCCTCAGGAGGAAGTGTGTGAGGGGCTGCATCTTTGCCCCATACTTCTGCCATGAACAAGGTGCTGCCCATTTTGCAGCCATTCACAAAGTCTTCGGAGCGAGCAATGTCTCGAAGCTCCTCATGCACCTTCCGGTCACCGACCGGTGCGAGGCGGCGGTCACCATCTCCTACGAGGCTCAGGCGAGGCTCCAAGATCCTATATATGGCTGTGTTGCTCACATTTTCACTCTCCAACAACAA GTTGTGAATCTGCAAGCACAGCTGGCTTCTCTCAAGGCCCAAGCAGCGGCTCAAAGCTGTGCCAGTGCCTCCACTTCGACTTCCAGAGAAGAGAAGTTGAACAACAAATTCCCACCTTACCAACAAGATGGGCAGGGTTTCTTTCAGGGTGGTGACTTGAGGACGAGCCAACCTTTGGTTTCAGAGCCAGTGATGAATCCCGAAACCATGTTAGGCTTTGACAATGGGCTTCTCAACCCTAATTCCTTTCAGTCTTCTCAAGAATATTACCCTCGTTCATATATGACTGAAGATCCTATCTCCTTCTCCTCCGACGACAATTACTCTTGTGCTGTGGCCTCTCCTGACATGCAACCGAACACCCGAAGACCGGCATATCACGACATGGAGGACCTCCAATCGGTAACCTTCGCCTATCTTCATCATGCATGA
- the LOC105055654 gene encoding AT-hook motif nuclear-localized protein 20-like, with amino-acid sequence NRYKRRKRTRSSRRRRRRRRRRGSLYSDKLANRWWSGHLGLPGDEPASSSPGPRSQETPPPNEADPRGSAAVPNDDEERDNSSEPKEGAIVSGTRRPRGRPPGSKNKPKPPIFVTRDSPNALRSHVMEVAGGADVADAIAHFSRRRQRGVCVLSGAGTVANVALRQPAAPGAVVALHGRFEILSLTGTFLPGPSPPGSTGLTVYLAGGQGQVVGGSVVGSLIAAGPVMVVASTFANATYERLPLEGGDHEEEGGPGEGGPGPLPGESVPGMAGGGGPGGLPDPSALPMFNLPPNLALGGAQLGHDAFAWAHARPPY; translated from the coding sequence AATCGCTATAAAAGGAGGAAGAGGACAAGAAGcagcaggagaagaagaagaagaagaagaagaagaggctctCTATATTCCGACAAGCTGGCGAACCGTTGGTGGTCTGGCCACTTGGGCCTCCCTGGAGACGAACCGGCCTCCAGCTCCCCTGGTCCCAGGAGCCAGGAGACACCCCCGCCGAACGAAGCCGATCCTCGTGGCAGCGCTGCTGTTCCTAACGACGACGAGGAGAGGGACAACAGCAGTGAGCCAAAGGAGGGCGCCATCGTCTCCGGCACCCGCCGGCCCCGTGGCCGGCCCCCAGGTTCCAAGAACAAGCCCAAGCCCCCCATCTTCGTCACCCGGGACAGCCCCAACGCGCTCCGCAGTCATGTCATGGAGGTCGCAGGTGGTGCAGACGTCGCGGACGCCATCGCCCACTTCTCTCGCCGCCGCCAGCGAGGCGTCTGCGTCCTCAGCGGCGCCGGCACCGTCGCCAACGTAGCGCTCCGCCAGCCAGCAGCTCCGGGCGCGGTGGTCGCCCTCCACGGCCGGTTCGAGATCCTGTCCCTCACCGGCACGTTCCTGCCCGGCCCTTCGCCGCCTGGGTCCACCGGGCTGACCGTGTACCTGGCCGGCGGGCAAGGGCAGGTGGTGGGGGGCAGCGTGGTGGGCTCCCTAATCGCTGCAGGGCCCGTGATGGTGGTCGCCTCGACGTTCGCGAACGCAACCTACGAGAGGTTGCCATTAGAGGGAGGGGATCACGAGGAGGAGGGGGGTCCAGGGGAAGGAGGGCCAGGGCCCCTGCCGGGGGAATCGGTGCCGGGGATGGCCGGAGGTGGAGGTCCGGGGGGCCTTCCGGACCCGTCGGCTCTGCCCATGTTTAATCTGCCGCCGAATTTGGCACTCGGCGGTGCGCAGTTGGGCCACGACGCCTTCGCATGGGCTCATGCGCGGCCGCCGTACTAA
- the LOC105055595 gene encoding deoxyhypusine hydroxylase-B, with protein MGYENLFQSSPEMERFLCERLIDQSQPISERFRALFSLRNLRGPGPREALIRATRDSSNLLAHEAAFALGQMQDVEAVPALEAALRDLSLHPIVRHEAAEALGAIGLEGIIPLLEESLATDPAQEVQETCELALRRIQEQKNISSGDGASVKVSPFLSVDPAMPASLNSSVDQLREVLLNEEEGMYERYAALFALRNAGEDAAVNAIIASLNARSALLRHEVAYVLGQLQNKAASAALSEILRNVNEHPMVRHEAAEALGSIADSESVALLKEFAVDREPIVSQSCEVALSMLEYENSGKSFEYLFLQTPQVQ; from the exons ATGGGTTATGAGAATTTATTCCAGTCCTCGCCGGAGATGGAGAGATTTCTCTGCGAGAGGCTTATCGATCAGAGCCAGCCAATCTCCGAGCGGTTTAGGGCTCTCTTCTCCCTTCGGAATCTCCGGGGCCCTGGCCCACGGGAGGCCCTCATTCGCG CTACAAGGGATTCTTCAAATTTGCTTGCACATGAGGCAGCATTTGCTCTAGGTCAAATGCAGGATGTTGAAGCTGTTCCTGCTTTAGAGGCAGCTCTCAGAGATCTTTCATTACATCCAATTGTTCGTCATGAG GCAGCAGAAGCTCTTGGAGCAATTGGTTTGGAGGGCATTATTCCCCTGTTGGAAGAGAGTTTAGCAACTGATCCTGCTCAGGAGGTGCAGGAAACATGTGAACTAGCTCTTAGACGTATACAAGAACAAAAGAACATTAGCAGTGGTGATGGAGCATCTGTAAAAGTTTCACCTTTCCTGTCAGTTGATCCAGCCATGCCTGCTTCCCTTAATTCTTCAGTGGATCAGCTAAG GGAAGTTCTCCTGAATGAAGAAGAGGGCATGTATGAGCGGTATGCAGCTCTCTTTGCACTTAGGAATGCTGGTGAAGATGCTGCTGTCAATGCTATAATTGCATCATTAAATGCTAGAAGTGCGCTCCTACGACATGAG GTCGCTTATGTGTTAGGTCAATTACAAAATAAAGCTGCTTCTGCTGCACTTTCTGAGATCCTCAGAAATGTGAATGAGCATCCAATGGTTAGACATGAAGCTGCTGAAGCCCTTGGATCCATTGCAG ATAGTGAAAGTGTGGCACTTCTGAAGGAATTCGCAGTGGACCGTGAACCTATAGTCTCCCAAAGCTGCGAAGTAGCCCTTAGCATGCTCGAATATGAAAATTCGGGCAAGTCGTTTGAG TATCTTTTCTTGCAGACACCTCAAGTGCAGTAG
- the LOC105055592 gene encoding LOB domain-containing protein 16: MASGAGSPCGACKFLRRKCASDCIFAPYFNSDQGPARFAAIHKIFGASNVSKLLLHVPLPDRCEAVVTIAYEAQARIRDPVYGCVAHIFALQQQVAILEAQLMQLKAQLAHTIAGSQLSGDQWQGNIANPRLQAYSNMQTLYPKRSFDCVDYSSDGMVMQEMGSEEDLPTQHCTKRRAPHNELGELQALALRIMGS, encoded by the exons ATGGCCTCTGGAGCTGGCTCTCCCTGCGGTGCATGCAAGTTCCTCCGCCGGAAGTGTGCATCGGACTGCATCTTTGCTCCATATTTCAACTCTGACCAAGGCCCAGCCCGGTTTGCAGCTATCCATAAGATATTCGGTGCCAGCAATGTGTCCAAGCTCTTGTTGCATGTACCTCTTCCTGACCGATGTGAAGCTGTTGTTACCATTGCTTACGAGGCCCAGGCCAGGATCAGAGACCCTGTCTATGGTTGTGTTGCACACATCTTTGCTCTCCAACAACAG GTAGCAATCTTGGAAGCACAGCTAATGCAACTGAAAGCACAATTGGCTCATACAATTGCAGGGTCACAATTGTCAGGTGATCAGTGGCAAGGGAACATCGCCAATCCACGTCTCCAAGCATACTCAAATATGCAGACCCTGTATCCCAAGAGGTCTTTCGATTGCGTGGATTATAGTTCTGATGGAATGGTCATGCAAGAGATGGGCTCTGAGGAGGATCTCCCTACCCAGCATTGCACCAAGAGGAGGGCACCGCACAATGAGTTAGGGGAACTTCAAGCTTTGGCTCTCAGGATCATGGGGAGCTGA